From a single Apium graveolens cultivar Ventura chromosome 2, ASM990537v1, whole genome shotgun sequence genomic region:
- the LOC141708736 gene encoding protein CHLOROPLAST IMPORT APPARATUS 2-like, with amino-acid sequence MSSCISGGGRTYGFDLDIVKSTSTCSRTSHSSSPSSTLSESSNSPIAISHRKPRTPRKRPNQTYNEAAVLLSTAYPKIFSTKHLTKPCKSTKLCNTFLDEPPELLLPFRTIDNSGFLLHQPILEKPIVAIEPKVVNSCQKACQSPPGSDFYGNSAEFCDGQQEDFDAESILDEEMEEGIDSIMGNLSVNNDNIVEEATNNTCIGYPLGLGFSANFDFGFGMRRGVRALRNVDESNWWSFPTVDVANITPKFKNISPPATQKKKKKVEKIVELKSLNCPKDNKNLVLANAAEETTTLPELSAGPRLKLNYDKVMEAWSDRGSPFPDEISGSESSGNDIYARLAQIDLFSELGGVREASVQRYKEKRRNRLFSKKIRYQVRKLNADRRPRMKGRFVRRSNSDMDEES; translated from the exons ATGTCTTCTTGTATAAGTGGAGGTGGTAGGACTTATGGTTTCGATCTTGACATTGTTAAATCGACTTCTACTTGTAGTAGAACTTCGCATTCATCTTCTCCGTCTTCAACTCTATCTGAATCAAGCAATTCTCCGATTGCAATTTCTCATCGAAAGCCTAGAACTCCTCGAAAAAGACCAAACCAGACTTACAATGAGGCAGCAGTGCTTCTTTCCACTGCATACCCGAAAATATTTTCCACCAAACACCTCACTAAGCCTTGCAAATCAACCAAATTATGCAATACTTTCTTGGATGAGCCTCCTGAGTTGCTTCTTCCTTTCCGAACCATAGACAATTCGGGGTTTTTACTCCATCAGCCAATACTAGAAAAGCCCATTGTTGCCATTGAGCCTAAAGTTGTGAATTCTTGCCAAAAGGCGTGTCAGAGTCCCCCGGGGAGTGATTTCTATGGGAATTCAGCTGAATTTTGCGACGGTCAGCAAGAAGATTTTGATGCAGAGTCAATTCTCGATGAAGAAATGGAAGAAGGGATTGATAGCATCATGGGGAATTTAAGCGTGAACAACGATAATATAGTCGAGGAAGCCACTAATAATACTTGCATTGGTTATCCATTGGGGTTGGGATTTAGTGCTAATTTTGATTTTGGTTTCGGAATGAGAAGGGGAGTAAGGGCATTGCGAAATGTTGATGAGTCCAACTGGTGGAGTTTCCCCACAGTCGATGTTGCAAATATTACGCCTAAATTCAAGAACATTTCACCTCCTGCAACacaaaagaagaaaaagaaggtCGAGAAAATAGTGGAACTCAAGTCTCTGAATTGTCCTAAAGACAACAAAAATTTAGTACTTGCTAATGCTGCTGAAGAAACCACAACTCTTCCGGAGCTGAGTGCAGGGCCGCGCCTGAAATTAAATTACGACAAAGTTATGGAAGCGTGGTCGGACCGCGGTTCGCCATTCCCGGATGAGATATCAGGGTCGGAGTCATCGGGAAATGATATTTAT GCAAGGCTGGCTCAAATAGACTTGTTCTCAGAGCTGGGAGGAGTGAGAGAAGCGAGTGTACAACGTTACAAGGAAAAAAGGCGTAACCGTCTCTTCTCCAAGAAAATCAGGTACCAAGTCAGAAAACTCAACGCTGATCGACGCCCCAGAATGAAG GGGAGATTTGTGAGAAGGTCCAATTCAGACATGGATGAAGAAAGCTAA